In Candidatus Syntrophosphaera sp., a genomic segment contains:
- a CDS encoding DUF4159 domain-containing protein: protein MKAKHLLPGILLILCGMLSAVTGSVSRTGFARLQYDGGGDWYNDPEVLPNLARFVNSTLNTDFPLDQNVVRASDARLFEQPFVYLTGHGNIRFDERELQNLREWMLRGGFLYADDDYGMDTAFRREIKRVFPEYDLVELDGSFPLFTSFFDFSTGLPKIHQHDEKPPQAFGIFDENGRLMCFYTYETNISDGWADPSTHKDPPEVREAALRFGCNIIYYLISRG, encoded by the coding sequence ATGAAGGCCAAACATCTCCTTCCCGGGATCCTGCTGATTCTTTGCGGAATGCTGTCCGCGGTGACCGGCTCGGTCTCGCGCACCGGTTTTGCCCGCCTGCAGTATGACGGCGGCGGCGATTGGTACAACGATCCCGAAGTTTTGCCCAATCTGGCCAGGTTTGTCAATTCCACCCTGAACACCGATTTCCCCCTCGACCAGAATGTGGTCCGGGCAAGCGACGCCAGGCTGTTCGAACAACCTTTCGTCTATCTCACCGGGCATGGAAACATCCGCTTCGATGAGCGCGAGCTCCAGAACCTGAGGGAATGGATGCTGCGCGGCGGCTTTCTCTATGCCGATGACGACTATGGCATGGACACAGCTTTCCGGCGCGAGATCAAACGTGTGTTTCCAGAGTACGACCTCGTCGAACTGGACGGCTCATTTCCTCTGTTCACCAGCTTTTTCGACTTTTCCACGGGGCTGCCCAAGATCCACCAGCATGACGAAAAACCGCCCCAGGCTTTCGGCATCTTTGACGAAAACGGACGCCTGATGTGCTTCTACACCTATGAGACCAATATCAGCGACGGCTGGGCTGACCCCTCCACCCACAAGGACCCTCCCGAGGTCCGCGAAGCCGCGCTGCGCTTTGGCTGCAACATCATCTACTATCTGATCTCCCGGGGCTGA